In a genomic window of Octadecabacter temperatus:
- a CDS encoding lytic murein transglycosylase, which yields MFKPLTFALCVLAAPVAAQQCGGSFSSFLNGLVDEAASHGVDRATAQGFLSGAQQDQAVLNADRSQGFFQRDFIDFSRRLISNNRIQNGQSQAQRQDAIFDRIEAEFGIPRGVLLAFWAFETDFGAIQGDFNTRNALVTLAHDCRRPELFRPQVFAAMELYARGDFDPARTTGAWAGEIGMVQMLPGDIIENGRDGDGDGQVSLKTSAPDALLSGASVLASLGWQPNQPWLQEVTVPSEMDWALSGIETKRPASDWAAMGVSARNGTLANLPASLILPMGRKGPAFLAYPNFDVYFEWNQSFVYVLTAAYFGTRLQGAPVYNAGNPDAGLSGDQIRVLQQKLQARGHDVGGADGILGARSRIAIQAEQTRLGMPADAWPTAALLNAL from the coding sequence ATGTTTAAGCCCCTCACGTTTGCCCTATGCGTTTTGGCTGCCCCCGTTGCGGCTCAGCAATGCGGTGGGTCGTTTAGCAGTTTCCTCAATGGCTTGGTCGATGAGGCCGCGTCCCACGGAGTTGATCGAGCAACTGCGCAAGGGTTTCTTTCGGGGGCGCAGCAGGACCAAGCCGTGTTGAACGCGGATCGGTCGCAGGGGTTTTTCCAGCGTGATTTTATCGACTTCTCACGCCGTCTTATTTCAAACAACAGGATTCAAAACGGGCAAAGTCAGGCCCAACGGCAAGACGCCATATTTGATCGCATTGAAGCCGAGTTCGGGATTCCACGTGGTGTGCTTTTGGCATTCTGGGCGTTCGAGACAGATTTCGGCGCGATCCAAGGGGATTTCAACACGCGCAATGCGTTGGTGACTTTGGCGCATGATTGCCGGCGCCCTGAACTGTTCCGCCCTCAGGTTTTCGCGGCGATGGAGTTGTATGCGCGTGGCGATTTCGACCCTGCGCGTACGACAGGTGCTTGGGCGGGTGAGATCGGCATGGTGCAGATGTTGCCTGGTGACATTATTGAGAACGGGCGTGACGGCGATGGCGACGGGCAGGTAAGCCTGAAAACCTCCGCGCCAGATGCGTTACTGTCGGGTGCCTCCGTGCTGGCGTCACTCGGATGGCAACCCAACCAGCCGTGGCTGCAAGAGGTGACTGTGCCGAGTGAAATGGACTGGGCGCTGTCGGGCATCGAGACCAAACGCCCCGCGTCCGATTGGGCCGCGATGGGGGTTTCGGCACGTAACGGGACATTGGCGAACCTGCCTGCGTCATTGATCTTGCCGATGGGCCGCAAGGGGCCTGCGTTCCTCGCCTATCCGAATTTTGACGTCTATTTCGAATGGAACCAATCCTTCGTTTATGTTCTGACGGCGGCCTATTTTGGCACACGTTTGCAAGGGGCGCCCGTTTACAATGCGGGCAATCCGGATGCGGGATTGTCTGGCGATCAGATTAGGGTTTTGCAGCAAAAGCTGCAGGCACGTGGCCATGATGTTGGCGGTGCCGATGGCATTCTTGGCGCGCGTTCAAGGATCGCAATTCAGGCAGAGCAAACGCGATTGGGAATGCCAGCGGATGCGTGGCCGACTGCGGCATTGCTCAACGCGCTTTAG
- a CDS encoding DUF1636 family protein → MTTWITICDTCKRTGWEETGMEKTDGEALAEMVEAAAADAEAVKTRRVSCTMGCDRACNITVQSQDKINYSLGTFEATVEDAEAIVEYAAKHAASETGQVPYREWPQGVKGHFVSRHQPLPE, encoded by the coding sequence ATGACAACTTGGATCACTATTTGCGACACCTGTAAGCGCACCGGCTGGGAAGAAACCGGCATGGAAAAGACCGACGGCGAGGCGCTGGCCGAAATGGTTGAAGCCGCCGCTGCGGATGCGGAGGCTGTGAAAACCCGCCGTGTGTCGTGCACGATGGGCTGTGATCGCGCGTGCAACATTACGGTGCAGTCGCAAGACAAGATCAACTATTCGCTCGGGACGTTTGAAGCGACGGTTGAGGACGCAGAAGCGATTGTTGAATATGCCGCGAAGCATGCCGCAAGTGAGACCGGACAGGTGCCATATCGCGAGTGGCCACAGGGCGTGAAGGGACATTTCGTGTCCCGCCATCAGCCGCTTCCGGAATGA
- a CDS encoding threonine-phosphate decarboxylase: protein MSEKRDHGGGLDAAVAEYGGTRADWLDLSTGINPVPYPVGEIDPEAWTALPDQGAMDRLLAAARAFWNVPEGAEIVAANGASALISKMPYLTSHFGGAYIPRPTYNEHQAAVEASPDWIMSDDPEDAQMHVYVHPNNPTGETWKAERMGGRVRTVIDESFCDVMPEQSHIGLAEDHGIIVLKSFGKFWGLAGLRLGFAIGAPATLNPVERTKSLYGKEETTACATLAEHLGPWAVAGPALEIGARALEDVAWAEATRERLAMDVARLDELMTQVGATVVGGTDLFRLYEFADAAAVQDHLARGHVWSRIFPYSKTWLRLGLPHPDRWDQLEAAVEGLR from the coding sequence ATGAGCGAAAAGCGTGATCATGGTGGGGGCCTCGACGCGGCGGTTGCTGAATACGGTGGCACGCGCGCCGATTGGCTGGACCTGAGCACGGGGATCAATCCGGTGCCGTATCCTGTTGGCGAAATTGATCCAGAAGCGTGGACCGCCCTGCCCGACCAAGGCGCGATGGATCGGTTGTTGGCGGCAGCACGGGCGTTTTGGAATGTGCCGGAGGGGGCGGAGATTGTGGCGGCAAATGGGGCTTCGGCGTTGATTTCGAAGATGCCCTATCTGACCAGCCATTTCGGTGGCGCTTACATTCCACGCCCCACTTATAACGAGCATCAGGCTGCGGTTGAGGCATCGCCAGATTGGATCATGTCCGATGATCCTGAAGACGCGCAGATGCATGTATATGTTCACCCCAACAACCCGACTGGCGAGACTTGGAAAGCTGAACGGATGGGCGGACGTGTCCGCACCGTAATCGACGAGAGTTTTTGCGATGTGATGCCGGAACAAAGCCATATCGGCTTGGCTGAGGATCACGGGATAATCGTCCTAAAAAGTTTTGGTAAGTTTTGGGGATTGGCGGGATTGCGGCTTGGGTTTGCGATTGGCGCACCCGCCACGCTGAACCCTGTTGAGCGAACGAAGTCTCTGTATGGCAAAGAAGAGACAACGGCATGCGCCACTTTGGCAGAGCATCTGGGGCCGTGGGCGGTTGCGGGCCCTGCACTGGAAATCGGCGCACGCGCGTTGGAGGATGTGGCTTGGGCTGAGGCGACGCGGGAGCGGTTGGCGATGGATGTGGCACGGCTTGATGAATTGATGACGCAAGTTGGTGCAACAGTCGTCGGCGGCACGGACTTGTTCCGTTTGTATGAGTTCGCGGACGCGGCGGCCGTGCAGGATCATCTGGCGCGAGGCCATGTTTGGAGCAGGATTTTCCCGTATTCAAAGACATGGCTTCGTCTCGGGTTGCCGCACCCTGATCGTTGGGACCAGCTTGAGGCGGCCGTTGAGGGATTGCGTTAA
- the cobJ gene encoding precorrin-3B C(17)-methyltransferase, which yields MAVKPVILALSKSGEPTAHAIAKVLDCAVHGRKDRVEKADAFFDNALDHTRDLFAAGTPIIGVCASGILIRGVASQLNDKTTEPPVVSVSDDGKVVVPLLGGHRGANRLAKQIADALAGTAAVTTAGDVALGVALDEPPLGYRLQNPQNAKSVMANLLSGGGVKWTGTPIFDTALPEGSDVELCVTEVNDTGSESRLVYHPQTFALGLGCARNADPEDLWKLVEDTLQAHNIAKGAIACVASIDLKADEPAIIQAANRLGVPLRVFTAAELEAEAPRLANPSDVVFAEVGCHGVSEGAALAASGADAKLAVEKTKTLTATCAIARTPEPITTLAGRSRGKLSVVGIGPGQAAWRTPEVSRLVADAEELVGYGLYIDLLGPLAAGKTRSDFPLGGEEARCRYALEQAALGKNVALVCSGDAGIYAMGALVFELLDRAENEEGVSDAARRVEVVCSPGVSALQGAAARAGAPLGHDFCTISLSDLLTPRDDIIRRLNAAAQGDFVIAFYNPVSKTRRTLLAEARDILLQHRPADTPVMLASNLGRPTELVRYRRLDELEVDEVDMLTVVLIGSSNSRLAQLGEGPRMFTPRGYARKIDGDLTAKRDDPYIPEEANQ from the coding sequence GTGGCTGTAAAACCTGTAATTCTAGCGCTTTCCAAATCCGGCGAACCAACCGCGCACGCCATCGCAAAGGTGCTGGATTGTGCCGTTCATGGCCGCAAGGACCGTGTGGAAAAGGCCGATGCGTTCTTCGACAATGCGCTGGATCACACGCGCGATCTGTTCGCTGCTGGAACGCCAATCATCGGCGTTTGTGCGTCGGGTATTTTGATCCGTGGCGTGGCGTCCCAACTCAACGACAAAACAACAGAGCCGCCTGTCGTGTCTGTATCCGATGACGGTAAAGTGGTCGTTCCGCTTCTGGGTGGGCACCGCGGGGCGAACCGTTTGGCAAAGCAGATCGCAGACGCTCTGGCTGGTACTGCCGCAGTGACAACCGCTGGCGATGTCGCGCTCGGTGTTGCACTTGATGAACCCCCGCTTGGCTACCGCCTGCAGAACCCGCAAAACGCCAAATCAGTGATGGCAAATCTGCTGTCTGGCGGTGGTGTTAAATGGACTGGCACACCGATTTTTGACACCGCCCTTCCCGAAGGAAGCGACGTCGAGCTTTGCGTGACTGAGGTCAATGATACAGGTAGTGAATCTCGCCTTGTCTACCATCCGCAAACCTTTGCACTGGGACTAGGTTGCGCGCGCAATGCGGACCCCGAGGACCTTTGGAAACTCGTAGAAGACACGCTTCAGGCACATAACATCGCCAAAGGTGCGATCGCTTGCGTGGCCTCAATCGACCTAAAGGCAGACGAACCTGCAATCATCCAAGCCGCCAATCGCCTTGGCGTTCCATTGCGTGTGTTCACCGCGGCTGAGCTGGAAGCCGAGGCCCCCCGTCTCGCGAACCCGTCCGATGTCGTTTTCGCTGAGGTTGGATGTCACGGCGTTTCCGAAGGGGCGGCGCTGGCTGCCTCCGGTGCAGATGCGAAGCTGGCGGTTGAGAAGACCAAAACCCTAACGGCGACTTGCGCGATTGCGCGCACCCCCGAGCCAATCACTACTCTCGCGGGCCGCTCCCGCGGCAAACTTTCCGTCGTCGGTATTGGCCCTGGGCAGGCGGCCTGGCGCACGCCGGAAGTGTCCCGCCTTGTCGCCGATGCTGAGGAATTGGTGGGGTACGGTTTGTATATCGATCTGCTTGGCCCGCTGGCTGCAGGTAAAACGCGTTCTGATTTTCCGTTGGGGGGCGAAGAAGCGCGTTGCCGCTATGCACTCGAACAAGCGGCACTTGGTAAGAACGTTGCCCTCGTGTGCTCTGGGGATGCAGGCATCTATGCGATGGGTGCTTTGGTATTTGAATTGCTGGATCGCGCCGAGAACGAAGAAGGTGTCAGTGATGCTGCCCGCCGTGTCGAAGTCGTTTGCTCTCCCGGCGTATCTGCCCTGCAAGGTGCCGCCGCCCGCGCTGGCGCGCCCCTTGGCCATGACTTCTGTACCATCAGCCTGTCTGATCTTTTGACGCCACGCGATGACATCATCCGCCGCCTGAACGCCGCCGCGCAGGGTGATTTCGTGATCGCCTTCTACAACCCCGTGTCCAAAACCCGCCGTACCTTACTGGCTGAGGCGCGTGATATTTTGCTACAACATCGCCCCGCTGACACACCTGTTATGTTGGCCTCCAACCTCGGCCGCCCGACCGAACTGGTGCGCTACCGTCGTCTTGATGAGCTTGAGGTGGACGAGGTTGATATGCTGACTGTGGTTCTTATCGGGTCCTCAAACTCACGGCTTGCGCAGCTTGGCGAAGGCCCACGCATGTTCACGCCGCGCGGCTACGCTCGCAAGATTGACGGAGACCTAACCGCAAAACGCGACGACCCTTATATCCCAGAAGAGGCAAACCAATGA
- a CDS encoding sirohydrochlorin chelatase, with protein MNTSPKTGVMICGHGSRSQSAVDEFATLADKLPAYLPDDWQTEYGYLEFANPVIRDGLDKLREAGCERILAVPGMLFAAMHSKNDIPTVLNTYAAKHGVEISYGRELGVDPKMIAAAAGRIQEAVDAANKVQHVDLHDTCLVVIGRGASDPDANGNVAKIARMLQEGIGFGWLEVGYSGVTFPLVEPCLTHAAKLGYKRIIVAPYFLFSGILIDRIYGFTDQVAAQNPDIQFVKAGYLGDHPKVLETFAERIIEQTNAAPPPNCGVCGYREQVLAFDNGEHRHIKPEQRNHPAFSDTPPPTCVLCKYRTQVLGFETEVGAIQESHHHHVEGQGASAPGSNVADCKQCDTFCTGMCRLTATHDHHHHHDHDHDHHHHGHDHDHHHAVYPHADHPHGPESARKAKA; from the coding sequence ATGAACACGTCTCCGAAAACTGGCGTCATGATCTGCGGCCACGGCTCGCGTTCGCAATCCGCCGTCGATGAATTCGCAACCCTCGCGGACAAACTGCCAGCCTACTTGCCCGATGATTGGCAAACCGAATACGGCTACCTTGAATTCGCCAACCCCGTCATCCGTGATGGCCTCGACAAACTGCGCGAAGCAGGGTGCGAACGCATCCTCGCCGTCCCCGGTATGCTTTTCGCCGCGATGCATTCGAAGAATGACATTCCAACGGTGCTGAATACCTACGCCGCCAAGCATGGTGTCGAAATCTCATACGGCCGCGAACTGGGCGTTGATCCCAAAATGATCGCCGCCGCCGCTGGTCGTATCCAAGAGGCAGTCGATGCCGCAAACAAGGTCCAGCACGTCGATCTCCACGACACCTGCCTCGTCGTTATCGGACGCGGTGCGTCTGACCCTGACGCGAACGGCAACGTCGCCAAAATTGCGCGCATGCTGCAAGAAGGCATTGGCTTCGGCTGGCTCGAAGTCGGCTACTCCGGTGTCACTTTCCCATTGGTTGAACCATGCCTGACTCACGCGGCCAAGCTCGGCTACAAACGCATCATCGTCGCACCATACTTCCTGTTCTCCGGCATCCTGATCGACCGCATCTATGGCTTCACCGATCAAGTCGCCGCGCAAAACCCCGACATTCAGTTCGTCAAAGCTGGCTACTTAGGCGATCACCCAAAGGTCCTCGAAACCTTTGCTGAACGCATCATTGAACAAACCAACGCGGCCCCGCCACCAAACTGCGGCGTCTGTGGCTACCGCGAACAGGTTCTCGCTTTCGACAACGGCGAACACCGCCACATCAAACCCGAACAGCGCAACCATCCGGCCTTCTCGGACACGCCACCCCCGACCTGCGTGCTTTGCAAGTACCGCACCCAAGTGTTGGGCTTTGAAACTGAAGTCGGCGCAATCCAAGAATCCCATCACCACCACGTCGAAGGCCAAGGCGCATCCGCCCCCGGCTCCAACGTGGCCGATTGCAAGCAATGCGACACCTTCTGCACCGGCATGTGCCGCCTGACGGCAACCCACGACCACCATCACCACCACGATCACGACCATGACCACCACCACCATGGCCACGATCACGATCATCACCACGCCGTCTACCCACACGCCGACCACCCGCACGGCCCAGAATCCGCCCGCAAAGCCAAAGCCTAA
- a CDS encoding bifunctional cobalt-precorrin-7 (C(5))-methyltransferase/cobalt-precorrin-6B (C(15))-methyltransferase, giving the protein MVNAPKTAPWLHIVGIGEDGMDGLTPATRAVVKAAEVIVGGNRHHTLSANPTAERIAWPSPFDAMIETLENLKGKRAVVLVTGDPLWFSVGARIGRTIPADQLVYHPQLSAFQLASARMGWSLADVETLTVHGRPVEQMIAFIQPDQKLIVLTTGAETPNQIAKFLTDRGFGKSKMTVLAAMGGDREERFDGAAEDWAHEVPAFNTLCIDCVAEPDAALLPRVPGLADSLFVSDGTMTKQEVRAATLAKLMPMRGALLWDIGTGCGSVAIEWMRAARYARAIGIEPRADRRDMAAQNALALGAPKLELIDGTVPYALTNLDAPDAVFIGGGLSRETVEAAWSALRPLGRLVANAVTLESEATLIELHKTFGGDLVKIQTHRAEPIGKLTGWRPAMPVTQWSLIKR; this is encoded by the coding sequence ATGGTTAACGCGCCTAAAACGGCACCTTGGTTGCACATCGTCGGCATCGGTGAAGACGGCATGGACGGCCTCACACCAGCAACCCGCGCCGTGGTCAAAGCCGCTGAAGTCATCGTAGGTGGGAACCGTCACCACACTCTATCCGCCAATCCAACTGCAGAACGTATCGCTTGGCCGTCGCCCTTTGATGCGATGATCGAAACCCTTGAAAACCTTAAGGGAAAACGCGCCGTTGTCCTCGTAACAGGCGACCCGCTTTGGTTTTCCGTCGGCGCACGCATTGGACGTACAATCCCTGCCGATCAACTCGTTTATCATCCGCAGCTCAGCGCATTCCAACTCGCAAGCGCGCGCATGGGGTGGTCTTTGGCAGACGTCGAAACCCTCACCGTACATGGCCGCCCTGTCGAGCAGATGATCGCCTTTATCCAACCAGATCAGAAGCTTATCGTTCTGACAACGGGCGCTGAAACGCCAAATCAGATCGCAAAATTTCTAACGGATCGTGGGTTCGGTAAATCGAAAATGACCGTTCTCGCTGCAATGGGTGGGGACCGCGAAGAACGTTTTGACGGCGCCGCCGAAGACTGGGCGCACGAGGTTCCGGCCTTCAATACCCTCTGCATCGACTGTGTCGCGGAACCGGACGCAGCCCTGCTTCCGCGCGTTCCTGGTCTTGCCGATAGTCTGTTCGTTTCCGATGGCACCATGACCAAACAAGAGGTCCGCGCGGCGACTCTCGCCAAGCTCATGCCCATGCGGGGCGCGCTGTTGTGGGACATCGGAACAGGCTGCGGAAGTGTTGCAATCGAATGGATGCGCGCCGCCAGATACGCCCGCGCAATCGGCATCGAACCCCGCGCAGATCGCCGCGACATGGCGGCCCAAAACGCCCTCGCGCTTGGCGCACCAAAGCTGGAATTGATCGACGGAACAGTACCTTACGCACTGACAAACCTTGACGCACCTGACGCGGTATTCATTGGCGGCGGCTTGTCCCGCGAAACGGTTGAGGCCGCTTGGTCCGCCCTGCGTCCGCTCGGTCGTCTTGTCGCCAACGCGGTAACATTGGAATCCGAAGCAACCCTGATTGAGCTGCACAAAACCTTCGGCGGTGACCTCGTGAAAATCCAAACCCACCGCGCCGAACCAATTGGAAAACTCACCGGCTGGCGTCCAGCAATGCCCGTCACCCAATGGAGCTTGATAAAGCGATGA
- a CDS encoding precorrin-8X methylmutase, producing the protein MRPYETNPSAIYAQSFATVQAEARLERFPTALHPIITRLIHSCGMVEIADRLAFTNDVVFAGHHALQSGAPILCDCEMVGAGIIRRYLPNNNEVIVTLNDPRTPDHAQQIGNTRSAAAVEFWEPHIEGAVVAVGNAPTALFHLLDLIDQGFPKPAAILGFPVGFVGAAESKAELAANPRGVDFITLRGRKGGSAMASAAVNALAAGLPEIAND; encoded by the coding sequence ATGCGCCCATACGAGACCAACCCTTCCGCGATCTACGCACAGTCCTTCGCGACTGTGCAGGCAGAGGCGCGTCTTGAACGGTTCCCAACGGCTTTGCACCCGATTATCACCCGCCTGATCCATTCCTGCGGCATGGTCGAAATCGCGGACCGCTTGGCGTTCACCAATGATGTGGTTTTCGCAGGTCACCACGCGCTGCAATCCGGCGCACCAATCCTATGTGATTGCGAAATGGTCGGCGCGGGCATCATCCGTCGCTACCTGCCGAATAATAACGAGGTCATCGTCACCCTCAACGATCCGCGAACACCCGATCACGCGCAGCAAATCGGGAACACGCGCTCCGCGGCGGCCGTAGAATTCTGGGAACCTCATATCGAAGGTGCCGTTGTCGCAGTTGGCAACGCGCCCACCGCGCTTTTTCATCTGCTGGACCTGATCGATCAAGGTTTTCCAAAGCCCGCTGCAATCCTCGGGTTTCCAGTAGGGTTCGTCGGTGCCGCCGAATCTAAAGCCGAACTCGCAGCCAATCCGCGAGGTGTCGATTTCATCACGCTGCGCGGACGTAAAGGTGGTTCCGCAATGGCCTCAGCCGCCGTCAATGCGCTGGCGGCAGGCCTGCCGGAGATTGCAAATGATTAA
- the cobI gene encoding precorrin-2 C(20)-methyltransferase has protein sequence MTGTLYGVGLGPGDPELITLKAARLIEGATTIAYPTLAGGDSFARAIAADLIGEGVREIRMDVPMTTAREPAQAAYDKGAAEIAKVLETGENVVTLCEGDPFFYGSFMYLNARLTNKFTVKVIPGVTSITACAAESGRPLVARNERLTVLPGPMDEATLRDRIAGAEAVAIMKVGRHLPKIRAVLDDLGLTGSATYVERATLPEQVVVPLSQAPEKAPYFSMILLTKGADPWL, from the coding sequence ATGACTGGTACCTTGTACGGCGTAGGTCTCGGCCCTGGTGATCCCGAGTTAATCACTTTGAAAGCCGCACGGCTTATAGAAGGGGCGACGACAATCGCCTATCCAACGCTCGCAGGTGGCGACAGCTTTGCACGCGCAATCGCGGCGGACCTGATCGGCGAAGGCGTACGCGAAATCCGCATGGACGTGCCAATGACCACCGCCCGCGAACCCGCGCAGGCCGCCTACGACAAAGGTGCGGCCGAGATCGCTAAGGTGCTGGAAACAGGCGAAAATGTCGTTACTTTATGCGAAGGCGATCCGTTTTTTTACGGATCCTTCATGTATCTTAACGCGCGGTTAACGAACAAATTCACCGTAAAAGTTATCCCCGGTGTCACCTCCATCACTGCCTGCGCCGCTGAATCCGGCCGCCCGCTTGTGGCCCGCAACGAACGCCTTACCGTCCTTCCGGGTCCTATGGATGAAGCCACTTTGCGTGACCGCATCGCGGGCGCCGAGGCCGTTGCCATCATGAAGGTCGGGCGGCATTTACCGAAAATTCGCGCCGTCCTCGATGACCTCGGTCTCACGGGCAGCGCCACCTACGTTGAGCGTGCAACCTTGCCCGAGCAGGTTGTCGTTCCCCTCTCACAAGCGCCTGAAAAGGCGCCGTATTTTTCAATGATATTGCTCACCAAAGGGGCTGACCCGTGGCTGTAA
- the cbiB gene encoding adenosylcobinamide-phosphate synthase CbiB, protein MALVLAMLLDAAFGEPKWLWDRVTHPAILMGRAVGWLDQRLNDRTRRAGLIAVAVLTTVALMLGLILWAIPGIWVEVIVGAMLLAQRSLVQHVQAVGDALRISVSDGRHTVAMIVGRDVRDMDGPAVARSAIESGAENLSDGVIAPVFWFAVAGLPGLLVYKVVNTADSMIGYRTEKYEAFGWAAAKLDDVLNWLPARLTAILIWCIAPTRAPLANIRRDAALHRSPNAGWPEAAMAPALGVSLSGPRSYEGEMQDFAWVHPEGRKDAGPADIDAAVGILWKAWGLALVLALCVSTLSGLKWWLMAAVYVISNAF, encoded by the coding sequence ATGGCATTGGTTTTGGCCATGTTGTTGGATGCTGCCTTTGGGGAACCCAAATGGCTTTGGGATCGTGTCACGCACCCTGCCATTTTGATGGGACGTGCAGTGGGTTGGCTGGATCAACGGCTGAATGATCGTACGCGACGGGCTGGTCTTATTGCTGTGGCCGTTCTCACGACTGTGGCCTTGATGCTTGGCCTGATCCTTTGGGCCATTCCCGGAATTTGGGTCGAGGTTATTGTCGGCGCGATGCTGCTGGCGCAGCGATCATTGGTGCAGCATGTCCAAGCGGTTGGAGATGCGTTGCGGATATCGGTGAGTGATGGGCGACACACGGTCGCGATGATTGTCGGGCGCGATGTGCGCGATATGGATGGGCCCGCAGTGGCGCGGAGTGCGATTGAAAGCGGCGCAGAGAACCTGAGCGACGGGGTAATTGCGCCCGTGTTTTGGTTCGCTGTGGCGGGGCTGCCGGGTTTGTTGGTCTACAAGGTCGTGAACACGGCAGACAGTATGATCGGGTATCGCACTGAGAAGTACGAAGCGTTTGGTTGGGCTGCGGCAAAGCTAGATGATGTGTTGAATTGGCTTCCAGCACGATTAACGGCGATCTTGATATGGTGTATTGCCCCGACCAGAGCGCCACTTGCCAATATTAGGCGCGATGCAGCGTTGCACCGGTCCCCGAATGCGGGCTGGCCCGAAGCAGCGATGGCCCCTGCGCTTGGCGTGTCTTTGTCTGGGCCGCGCAGCTACGAAGGTGAGATGCAAGATTTTGCGTGGGTCCACCCAGAAGGGCGTAAGGATGCTGGCCCTGCGGACATTGATGCAGCGGTCGGAATTTTATGGAAAGCATGGGGATTGGCGTTGGTGCTGGCGCTATGTGTGTCAACGCTAAGCGGCCTGAAATGGTGGCTCATGGCTGCCGTTTATGTGATCTCAAACGCGTTCTAA
- a CDS encoding DUF6732 family protein, translating into MRLPLAILITLAGSPAFAHIGHLADVGGHGHWIALGGIAIAAGIALLGGRKKKDADQVEDEAKDSDEEEVPA; encoded by the coding sequence ATGCGCCTGCCCCTTGCTATTCTCATTACCCTCGCTGGATCACCTGCGTTCGCACACATCGGTCACTTGGCTGATGTTGGAGGCCACGGTCATTGGATCGCCTTGGGTGGCATCGCAATCGCGGCAGGAATTGCCCTGCTTGGTGGGCGCAAAAAGAAAGACGCAGATCAGGTCGAAGACGAAGCGAAAGATAGCGACGAAGAAGAGGTCCCAGCATGA
- a CDS encoding glutathione S-transferase family protein produces MGQLVDGKWHDVWYDTKSTGGAFKRTTAAFRNWITADGSAGSSGEGGFAAASGRFHLYVSYACPWAHRALVFRALKGLEAHISVSAVHPDMLSDGWTFETDDHGATGDTLYGLPFARDIYLKADPEVSGRVTVPILWDKERETIVSNESSEIIRMFNSAFDGITGNTEDYWPEAMREDIEGVNTRVYDTVNNGVYKSGFATTQAAYDAAVGPLFESLDWLEGRLGQGRFLMGDTLTEADWRLWTTLVRFDPVYHLHFKCNRKRIVDYTNLWGFTRELYQVAGIAETVNMDHIVRHYHYSHETINPNRIIPVNPDLDFEAPHGRA; encoded by the coding sequence ATGGGCCAGCTGGTTGACGGAAAATGGCATGACGTTTGGTATGATACGAAATCCACAGGCGGCGCGTTCAAACGCACCACCGCCGCGTTTCGCAATTGGATCACGGCGGATGGATCTGCGGGGTCGTCTGGTGAAGGTGGATTTGCGGCTGCTTCGGGGCGCTTTCATTTATATGTATCTTACGCCTGCCCCTGGGCGCATCGTGCGTTGGTTTTCAGGGCCTTAAAGGGGCTGGAGGCGCATATTTCGGTGAGCGCGGTGCATCCTGATATGCTGTCAGATGGTTGGACGTTTGAGACGGATGATCACGGCGCGACGGGTGATACGCTGTATGGTTTGCCATTCGCGCGCGACATTTATTTGAAGGCGGACCCTGAGGTTTCCGGGCGCGTGACGGTTCCGATTCTTTGGGACAAGGAACGCGAAACGATTGTCAGCAACGAGAGCTCCGAGATCATCCGCATGTTCAATTCTGCCTTTGACGGGATCACAGGCAACACCGAGGACTACTGGCCTGAAGCGATGCGCGAGGACATCGAAGGGGTGAATACGCGCGTTTATGACACAGTGAACAACGGGGTCTACAAGTCCGGATTCGCCACAACGCAGGCCGCATATGATGCAGCGGTCGGCCCGTTATTCGAATCATTGGACTGGCTTGAGGGGCGGCTAGGCCAAGGGCGCTTTCTGATGGGGGACACCCTGACGGAGGCGGATTGGCGGCTTTGGACGACCTTGGTGCGGTTCGATCCGGTCTATCACTTGCACTTCAAATGTAACCGCAAACGCATCGTCGATTACACGAACCTTTGGGGATTTACGCGTGAGTTGTATCAGGTTGCAGGCATTGCCGAGACGGTGAACATGGACCACATCGTGCGCCACTATCACTACAGCCACGAGACGATTAACCCGAACCGGATCATTCCGGTGAACCCTGATCTGGATTTTGAGGCACCGCACGGGCGCGCGTAG